A single genomic interval of Malania oleifera isolate guangnan ecotype guangnan chromosome 11, ASM2987363v1, whole genome shotgun sequence harbors:
- the LOC131168341 gene encoding mediator of RNA polymerase II transcription subunit 4 encodes MLQSVPHQIVQSPARLGLTNPNSPSLQNPAAPKLTSQAPQFQHSHQQSSSATTTTTSSTLLSLLPPLSRAQSLLLQMASLASKLFEVSPRRSQWLTSVRGSLPTFLSSQTPSLIPGSLESSPSTTKEILSLFTTLQTQLFEAVAELQEILDLRDAKQKVAQEIRAKDSAILSFANKLKEAERVLDILVDDYSDYRRPKRSKSEDDTESSSSCTTTVASQMNLSDILCCAHRISYTTFAPPEFGAGQAPLRGALPPAPQEEQMRASQLYNFADLDVGLPRTVDSKEKTIEALIEAPAAPPAEPNPLANLAAIQGLIPPNIMVPSGWKPGMPVELPTDLPILPPPGWKPGDPVPLPPLDSLPVPPRAEEQQLRPIAAQVLPKAPEPIHVPHVQLDITMDQDDDSSDYSSDVASSEDD; translated from the coding sequence ATGCTGCAGAGTGTGCCACACCAAATTGTGCAATCCCCAGCCAGACTGGGCTTAACGAACCCAAATTCACCCTCTCTTCAAAACCCTGCTGCACCCAAACTCACCTCCCAAGCTCCCCAATTCCAACATTCCCATCAACAATCGAGTTCGGCAACAACCACAACCACCTCCTCAActctcctttctcttctcccACCTCTCTCTAGAGCCCAATCTCTTCTCCTCCAGATGGCCTCCCTTGCTTCCAAGCTCTTTGAAGTCTCCCCCAGGCGATCCCAGTGGCTCACCTCCGTCCGTGGTTCTCTTCCAACTTTCCTTTCTTCTCAGACTCCATCCTTGATCCCAGGTTCACTCGAGTCTTCTCCTTCCACCACAAAAGAAATCCTCTCCCTGTTCACAACTCTTCAAACCCAACTCTTCGAAGCTGTTGCAGAACTCCAAGAAATACTAGATCTTCGAGATGCAAAGCAGAAAGTTGCTCAAGAAATACGAGCCAAAGATTCTGCAATTCTTTCTTTTGCAAACAAACTCAAAGAAGCAGAGCGTGTTCTTGACATccttgttgatgattactcagaTTACCGGCGGCCAAAGAGATCAAAATCAGAAGATGATACAGAAAGTTCCTCTTCCTGTACGACAACTGTTGCATCTCAGATGAACTTGTCAGATATTTTGTGTTGTGCGCACCGGATCAGCTACACAACCTTTGCACCACCAGAATTTGGTGCTGGCCAGGCTCCCCTTCGCGGGGCACTCCCACCTGCTCCTCAAGAGGAACAAATGCGCGCTTCCCAGCTCTACAATTTTGCTGACCTTGATGTAGGTTTACCTAGAACTGTGGATAGCAAGGAGAAAACAATTGAAGCACTCATTGAAGCGCCTGCTGCTCCACCAGCAGAACCCAACCCGCTTGCAAATCTTGCCGCAATTCAGGGCCTGATTCCTCCAAATATTATGGTTCCATCAGGTTGGAAACCTGGGATGCCTGTTGAGTTGCCAACCGATTTACCAATATTGCCTCCACCTGGATGGAAGCCTGGGGACCCAGTTCCATTGCCGCCACTGGATTCCCTTCCAGTCCCTCCTAGGGCTGAAGAACAGCAGCTGCGGCCCATTGCTGCTCAAGTGTTACCCAAGGCACCTGAGCCAATACATGTTCCGCATGTTCAGCTGGATATTACTATGGATCAAGATGATGACAGTAGCGATTATAGTAGCGATGTAGCTAGCTCTGAAGATGATTAA